In one Paraburkholderia megapolitana genomic region, the following are encoded:
- the cydB gene encoding cytochrome d ubiquinol oxidase subunit II: protein MDVTVVWAAIIALGLFMYVVLDGFDLGIGIVFPFFPDERERDLMMNTVAPVWDGNETWLVLGGAGLFAVFPIVYSTVLSALYLPLVFMLACLIFRGVSFEIRAKAKRTRHLWDLAFIGGSTGAAFFQGVALGAFLQGIPVADGSFAGDAFGWLTPFSLLTGLGLVATYALLGCCWLVAKTEGDLQRRLHRIVWPLTLVLLGFIALVSLWTPLQDPLIATRWFDSGLLHRLLPVPFLVAVCAFVMHRAVRDRHHITPFVAAIALVLLGYAGLLFSLWPYAIPSSMTLWEAAAPRSSQVFTLIGAAVILPVILGYTMLGYWVFRGKVRHGDTHYH, encoded by the coding sequence ATGGATGTCACCGTAGTCTGGGCCGCGATCATCGCGCTCGGTCTTTTCATGTATGTCGTGCTCGACGGCTTCGATCTGGGCATCGGCATCGTGTTTCCGTTCTTCCCCGACGAACGCGAACGCGACCTGATGATGAATACCGTCGCACCGGTCTGGGACGGCAACGAAACCTGGCTCGTGCTCGGCGGCGCGGGGCTCTTTGCCGTGTTCCCGATCGTCTATTCGACGGTGTTGTCCGCGCTGTATCTGCCGCTCGTGTTCATGCTCGCGTGTCTGATCTTTCGTGGCGTGTCGTTCGAGATCCGCGCGAAAGCGAAGCGCACGCGGCATCTGTGGGACCTGGCGTTTATCGGTGGTTCGACCGGTGCGGCATTCTTTCAGGGCGTCGCACTCGGCGCGTTCCTGCAAGGCATCCCGGTTGCCGACGGCAGCTTTGCCGGCGATGCGTTCGGCTGGCTCACGCCGTTCAGCCTGCTGACCGGCCTTGGCCTCGTCGCCACCTATGCGTTGCTCGGCTGCTGCTGGCTCGTCGCGAAGACCGAAGGCGATCTGCAGCGCCGGTTGCATCGCATCGTGTGGCCGCTGACGCTCGTGCTGCTCGGCTTCATCGCGCTCGTCAGTCTGTGGACACCGTTGCAGGACCCGCTCATCGCCACACGCTGGTTCGACTCGGGATTGTTGCATCGACTGCTGCCGGTGCCGTTCCTCGTTGCCGTGTGCGCCTTCGTCATGCATCGCGCGGTACGCGACCGGCATCACATCACGCCGTTCGTCGCGGCAATCGCGCTCGTGCTGCTCGGTTATGCGGGGCTACTCTTTTCACTGTGGCCGTACGCGATTCCGTCGAGCATGACCTTGTGGGAAGCCGCCGCGCCACGTTCGAGCCAGGTGTTCACGCTGATCGGCGCCGCGGTGATCCTGCCGGTGATTCTCGGCTACACGATGCTCGGCTACTGGGTATTTCGCGGCAAGGTGCGCCATGGCGACACGCATTATCACTAG
- a CDS encoding cytochrome ubiquinol oxidase subunit I has protein sequence MNTAISAFDLARIQFAFTVSFHIVFPALSIGLASFIAVLEWRWLRTGKAYYKDLCLFWSKIFAVAFGMGVVSGVVMSYEFGTNWSGFSAFAGPVTGPLLMYEVMTAFFLEAGFLGIMLFGWHRVSPRAHFGATLMVAIGTLISTFWILASNSWMQTPQGFKIVDNHVVPVDWFKIIFNPSFPYRLAHMAIAAFIVAALVVAAVGAWHLLKGRRDPAVKKMFSMALWMLLVLAPLQAVVGDQHGLNTRKYQPAKIAAIEGLWDTEKGGTALNLFGIPDMQAETTRYAVSIPHLGSLILTHSWDGEIRGLKEFPPQDRPNSTVVFWSFRIMVGLGMLMIALAVIAWVLRRRGRLFEAKWFHKLTVAMGPTGFVTLLAGWVTTEVGRQPWVVYGVMRTVQAVSPLTAQQVGISLMAFVVVYFLVFGTGIYYMLKLMRAGPALPGATPHDAPTDSTRHTHITHRPLSAAD, from the coding sequence ATGAACACCGCAATCTCGGCCTTCGATCTGGCGCGCATCCAGTTTGCGTTCACCGTCTCCTTCCACATCGTTTTTCCGGCGCTCAGCATCGGTCTCGCAAGCTTCATCGCCGTTCTCGAGTGGCGCTGGCTGCGCACCGGCAAGGCGTACTACAAAGATCTTTGTCTGTTCTGGTCGAAGATCTTCGCAGTCGCCTTCGGCATGGGTGTCGTCTCGGGCGTCGTGATGAGCTACGAGTTCGGCACCAACTGGTCGGGCTTCTCGGCGTTTGCCGGACCGGTCACTGGTCCGCTGCTGATGTACGAAGTCATGACAGCATTCTTTCTCGAAGCGGGCTTCCTCGGCATCATGCTGTTCGGCTGGCATCGCGTGAGTCCGCGTGCGCACTTCGGCGCAACGCTGATGGTCGCGATCGGCACATTGATCTCGACCTTCTGGATTCTCGCGTCGAACAGCTGGATGCAAACGCCGCAGGGTTTCAAGATCGTCGACAACCACGTCGTCCCAGTCGACTGGTTCAAGATCATCTTCAACCCGTCGTTCCCGTACCGGCTCGCGCATATGGCGATCGCGGCGTTTATCGTCGCGGCGCTGGTGGTGGCCGCGGTCGGTGCGTGGCATCTGCTGAAGGGGCGCCGCGATCCGGCGGTCAAGAAGATGTTTTCGATGGCGCTGTGGATGTTGCTGGTCCTCGCCCCGCTACAGGCCGTGGTCGGCGATCAACACGGTCTGAATACACGCAAATATCAGCCGGCGAAGATCGCCGCGATCGAAGGACTGTGGGACACCGAAAAAGGCGGCACCGCGCTGAACCTGTTCGGCATCCCCGACATGCAGGCGGAGACGACGCGCTACGCAGTGTCGATTCCGCATCTAGGCAGCCTGATCCTCACGCATAGCTGGGACGGTGAGATTCGAGGGTTGAAGGAATTTCCGCCGCAGGACCGGCCCAATTCGACGGTCGTGTTCTGGAGTTTTCGCATCATGGTCGGCCTCGGCATGCTGATGATCGCGCTTGCCGTCATCGCCTGGGTATTGCGCCGACGCGGCCGGCTGTTCGAAGCGAAGTGGTTTCACAAACTGACCGTCGCAATGGGGCCAACCGGTTTCGTCACGCTGCTCGCGGGCTGGGTCACCACCGAGGTCGGCCGTCAGCCGTGGGTCGTGTACGGCGTGATGCGTACGGTGCAGGCCGTCTCGCCACTCACCGCGCAGCAGGTCGGCATTTCGCTGATGGCATTCGTGGTCGTCTACTTCCTCGTGTTCGGCACCGGCATCTACTACATGCTGAAGCTGATGCGCGCGGGTCCTGCGCTGCCCGGCGCCACGCCACACGACGCTCCCACCGATAGCACGCGTCACACACACATTACGCACCGCCCGCTGTCTGCTGCCGATTAG
- a CDS encoding 4-oxalocrotonate tautomerase has product MPTFHIELFEGRSIEQKRQFVEAITKATCESLGVEPSSVDIILTDVKRENWATGGRLWSDPA; this is encoded by the coding sequence ATGCCCACGTTTCACATCGAGCTTTTCGAAGGACGCAGCATCGAGCAAAAACGTCAGTTTGTCGAAGCGATCACGAAAGCTACCTGCGAGTCGCTTGGCGTCGAGCCGAGTAGCGTCGACATCATCCTCACCGATGTGAAACGCGAAAACTGGGCGACTGGCGGACGTTTGTGGTCAGACCCGGCGTAG
- a CDS encoding class II aldolase/adducin family protein: MSFTHTPTGRVAATGPMTDAEHRTRTDLAAAYRLVALNGWDDLIYTHISANVPGEPGHFLINPFGFSFDEVCASNLVKIDIAGQIVGTSEHTVNVTGFALHAAVHAARADAFCVMHLHNSAGIAVSIQRAGLLPASQHALRFHGQLAYHDYESVAFTPAEGERLVAHLADKPAMLLRNHGTLTVGRTVAEAYVLMATLVKACEIQLLAQARAPEHADLVLPSEAVAARTAEQLFDGGAIEGALEWPALLRKLDRLDPSFRD; encoded by the coding sequence ATGTCGTTCACCCATACGCCGACCGGCCGCGTCGCCGCGACCGGTCCGATGACCGATGCCGAGCACCGGACCCGCACCGATCTCGCCGCCGCCTATCGTCTGGTCGCGCTCAACGGCTGGGACGATCTGATCTACACGCACATCTCCGCGAACGTGCCGGGCGAACCGGGCCACTTTCTGATCAACCCGTTCGGTTTTTCATTCGATGAAGTGTGCGCGTCGAATCTCGTGAAGATCGATATAGCAGGTCAAATCGTCGGTACGAGCGAGCACACGGTGAACGTCACCGGCTTCGCCTTGCATGCGGCCGTTCATGCGGCGCGTGCCGACGCGTTCTGCGTGATGCATCTGCATAACTCCGCAGGTATTGCCGTATCGATCCAGCGCGCGGGCTTGCTGCCTGCGTCGCAACACGCGCTGCGTTTTCACGGGCAGCTCGCGTATCACGACTACGAAAGCGTCGCGTTCACGCCGGCCGAAGGCGAGCGGCTCGTTGCGCATCTCGCCGACAAACCCGCGATGCTGCTGCGCAATCACGGCACGCTCACTGTCGGACGCACGGTCGCGGAAGCGTACGTGCTGATGGCAACGCTCGTGAAGGCCTGTGAAATCCAGTTGCTCGCGCAGGCGCGCGCCCCCGAACACGCGGACCTCGTGCTGCCGTCGGAAGCGGTCGCGGCGCGCACTGCCGAGCAGCTGTTCGACGGCGGCGCCATAGAAGGCGCACTCGAATGGCCCGCGCTACTGCGCAAGCTCGACCGGCTCGATCCGTCGTTTCGCGATTGA
- a CDS encoding urea transporter has translation MHAAHDPQAAALRTLLRSVGQIVLQPNAWTGAGLLAALLICEPRLACAAAMGAVTANVVALLVGGDDAATRAGLHGFNGALAALAAFSFIADPAEAVAIAILAATATAALGEPWSHWLRTRGLSCYSSPCLIVTWSWLPFHHIVATPTAAATATHAITTFATLAPVDAARGVFGGLAQIAFASGALPGLLMFAGIAAASRRTALVALSGAALASGAQLLCGASLSSFDAGLLGCNGALTALALVDSGVATMLGALAIAVLLQQLAIRWGWPAMTAPFVLATWSMQWLRRHTFDTLRRVPALDPQSHEEPQVTQARATG, from the coding sequence ATGCACGCCGCCCACGACCCGCAAGCCGCTGCGCTGCGCACGCTGTTGCGCAGCGTCGGCCAGATCGTCCTGCAGCCGAACGCCTGGACCGGCGCCGGTCTGCTCGCGGCATTGCTCATCTGCGAGCCGCGGCTTGCGTGCGCGGCGGCGATGGGCGCCGTGACGGCGAACGTCGTCGCGCTACTCGTCGGTGGTGACGACGCAGCCACGCGTGCCGGATTGCACGGTTTCAATGGCGCCCTCGCTGCGCTGGCCGCGTTCTCGTTCATCGCCGATCCTGCTGAAGCCGTCGCGATCGCGATCCTCGCAGCAACAGCAACCGCGGCACTCGGCGAACCGTGGTCGCACTGGCTGCGCACCCGAGGACTAAGCTGCTATTCGAGCCCATGCCTGATCGTCACGTGGAGCTGGCTGCCGTTCCATCACATCGTTGCAACGCCGACAGCAGCGGCAACAGCAACGCATGCGATCACGACCTTCGCCACGCTGGCTCCAGTCGACGCAGCGCGCGGCGTGTTCGGCGGTCTTGCGCAGATTGCGTTCGCGTCGGGTGCGCTACCGGGATTGCTCATGTTCGCCGGCATCGCAGCCGCGTCGCGGCGCACCGCTCTCGTCGCGCTGAGTGGGGCGGCGCTTGCGAGCGGCGCGCAACTGCTGTGCGGCGCGTCACTATCGTCGTTCGATGCCGGCCTGCTAGGATGTAACGGCGCGCTGACTGCGCTTGCGCTTGTCGACAGCGGTGTGGCAACGATGCTCGGGGCTCTGGCGATAGCGGTACTCCTGCAGCAGCTTGCGATCCGCTGGGGCTGGCCCGCGATGACCGCGCCGTTCGTGCTCGCGACGTGGAGCATGCAGTGGTTGCGGCGCCATACGTTCGATACGTTGCGCCGCGTGCCTGCGCTAGACCCGCAGTCCCACGAAGAACCGCAGGTCACGCAGGCACGAGCAACCGGATAG
- a CDS encoding DUF4440 domain-containing protein, translating into MNPPNPFFQEIVDAHIDIEQWLSGRAEAGRLAALLNRFSPRFSMVTLQGLRLDRTAVDRLFSQGHGKRPGLRIEIDELRDIDVWRDGAVVGYRETQIDESGSCTVRRSTAVLACDESGHITWRHLQETSAAS; encoded by the coding sequence ATGAATCCACCGAACCCGTTCTTCCAGGAAATCGTCGACGCACACATCGACATCGAACAATGGCTGTCGGGCCGCGCCGAAGCAGGCCGGCTTGCTGCGCTGCTGAATCGGTTCTCGCCACGTTTTTCGATGGTTACGTTGCAAGGCCTACGGCTCGACCGCACAGCAGTGGATCGGTTGTTTTCGCAGGGGCATGGCAAACGCCCCGGGCTGCGCATCGAGATCGATGAATTGCGCGACATCGATGTGTGGCGCGACGGTGCGGTCGTCGGCTACCGTGAGACGCAGATCGACGAAAGCGGCAGTTGCACAGTCAGACGATCGACTGCTGTGTTGGCGTGCGACGAGTCGGGACACATTACGTGGCGGCACTTGCAGGAGACGTCGGCCGCTTCGTGA
- a CDS encoding MFS transporter: protein MSPRSKIAVVYLIGFAIDLANMFVINTAYPALQRELRASVAQLAWVGNMYMLGLTVVIPLGIWLARRFGERRVLVASLLIFALGSAGAASAPSIGALLVLRLIQGLGGGLLIPVGQAMTYRAYPSEARAHLTSIVMMVALLVPALSPALGGVIVDHTSWRWIFFGMLPLAALACGLALAWLPADIASDHSPALDLRGLAISVTALVSLLLGLTFSGQRGMAGWAAAPLAVAFVAALAYVRHAHRSKAPLLDLTLLARPLLRVGIVIYLCVPGVFAGVNLIATLYLQDVLGLSATQTGALMVPWAAASFVAITTTRRCFPSWGAKPLFVCGMLTNCGGIALLATPFVVQDAGPVLAFVAMGFGASLCTSTSQSAAFLDVPADRMGDASALWNINRQLSFCLGVAVLGSALNFLLSHGVTGAALTSYRQCFLLAALLTLLPLPLVMRLATHRSTANQLASR from the coding sequence ATGTCCCCTCGTTCGAAAATTGCCGTCGTCTACCTGATCGGTTTCGCCATCGATCTCGCCAACATGTTCGTGATCAACACCGCGTATCCGGCGCTCCAGCGCGAACTGCGCGCGTCGGTCGCGCAACTCGCGTGGGTGGGCAACATGTACATGCTCGGGTTGACGGTCGTGATCCCGCTCGGTATCTGGCTCGCGCGTCGTTTCGGCGAGCGGCGGGTACTGGTGGCATCGCTGCTGATCTTCGCGCTGGGCAGCGCGGGCGCGGCAAGCGCGCCATCGATCGGCGCGCTACTTGTTTTGCGGCTCATCCAGGGGTTGGGCGGCGGGCTGCTGATCCCTGTCGGACAGGCGATGACCTATCGCGCCTACCCGTCGGAAGCGCGCGCGCATCTGACGTCGATCGTGATGATGGTGGCGCTACTCGTGCCTGCGCTGTCGCCGGCGCTCGGCGGCGTGATTGTCGATCACACGTCGTGGCGCTGGATCTTCTTCGGGATGCTGCCGCTCGCCGCCCTCGCCTGCGGACTCGCACTTGCGTGGCTACCCGCCGACATCGCATCGGACCACTCGCCGGCGCTCGACCTGCGCGGCCTCGCCATCAGCGTGACTGCGCTCGTTTCGCTTCTGCTCGGCCTGACCTTCTCCGGTCAGCGTGGCATGGCTGGCTGGGCCGCCGCGCCGCTTGCCGTCGCGTTCGTCGCGGCTCTCGCTTATGTCCGGCATGCGCATCGCTCGAAGGCGCCGCTGCTCGATCTAACGCTGCTCGCACGACCGTTGCTGCGCGTCGGCATCGTGATCTACCTATGCGTGCCGGGCGTTTTCGCCGGCGTGAATCTCATTGCCACGCTCTACCTGCAGGACGTACTTGGCCTGAGCGCAACGCAGACTGGCGCACTCATGGTGCCGTGGGCCGCTGCGTCGTTCGTTGCGATAACAACGACGCGCCGCTGCTTTCCAAGCTGGGGGGCGAAGCCGCTGTTCGTCTGCGGAATGCTGACCAACTGTGGGGGCATCGCGTTGCTCGCCACACCTTTCGTCGTGCAGGACGCCGGTCCGGTACTTGCGTTCGTTGCGATGGGATTCGGCGCCAGCCTGTGTACGAGCACATCGCAAAGCGCCGCGTTTCTCGACGTGCCCGCCGACCGGATGGGCGACGCGAGCGCACTGTGGAACATCAACCGGCAGTTGAGCTTCTGCCTCGGTGTCGCGGTGCTCGGTAGTGCGCTGAACTTCCTGCTCTCGCACGGTGTGACCGGTGCCGCGCTCACGTCGTATCGTCAATGCTTTCTGCTTGCCGCGTTGCTGACGCTACTGCCTCTTCCGCTCGTCATGCGGCTCGCAACGCACCGTTCCACCGCTAATCAACTCGCCTCCCGTTAA